Sequence from the Dehalococcoidia bacterium genome:
CTTGAGCGAGGCGGAGGCCATCCCGCCCCATCCCGAACACCACACTCCCTCCGCCGGCCGGACGCGCACCCTGAACGGGCCCGTCCCGCCCTTCCGTCCCTACAGCGAGGAGTGGCCGGAGCACTTCGCCATCTGCTTCGAAGAGCTGGGCCTGAAGGGGGACCCGACGCGCGCGTATCAGCGTCTCGTCGAAATGCTTGGCAACGCTGAGGCCTTTCCCGAGGCGCGCGGCGTAGTCGAGGCCGTGAGCCGGCGCGTCCCAGTGGGCCTCCTCTCCAATGCCGACGACAACTTCCTGCGGCCTGCCCTCGCCCGGAACGGCTTCAGGTTCCCGGTCGTTGTTTCGTCGGAGTCGGCGCGGGCCTACAAGCCGCACGTCGCTATCTTCGAAGGCCTGAGCCGCGAGCTTGGCCTTCCCCCCGAAACGATACTCTACGTCGGCGACAGCCGCTTCGCCGACATCGCTGGCGCCAAGAACGCCGGCATGCTGGCCGCCTGGATAAACCGGAAGGGGCGCCGGCCGCTGGAGGCAGCCGGTCGGGCGGACGGCGAGACGCTGGCTCAGGGACAGCGGGCGCAGCGCGACCTCCCCCCGCCCGACTTCGAGATCGACACCCTGGAAGC
This genomic interval carries:
- a CDS encoding HAD family hydrolase; this translates as MKIEAVAFDCYGTIVDFSDDHFARAYEEICREQGIDIEGKVFYEKWMEVWRRLASDGRTSDAGTVAVTPVVAATAEAPNAPGPLSEAEAIPPHPEHHTPSAGRTRTLNGPVPPFRPYSEEWPEHFAICFEELGLKGDPTRAYQRLVEMLGNAEAFPEARGVVEAVSRRVPVGLLSNADDNFLRPALARNGFRFPVVVSSESARAYKPHVAIFEGLSRELGLPPETILYVGDSRFADIAGAKNAGMLAAWINRKGRRPLEAAGRADGETLAQGQRAQRDLPPPDFEIDTLEALLEIVR